A stretch of the Arthrobacter stackebrandtii genome encodes the following:
- the glmM gene encoding phosphoglucosamine mutase, whose amino-acid sequence MSRLFGTDGVRGLANGLLTAELALSLAQAAAVVLGHDQMSEGKRPRAVIARDPRASGEFIGAAVEAGLASAGVDVYDAGVLPTPAAAFLIADLGADFGVMISASHNPAPDNGIKFFARGGTKLPDEVEDAIEAQLERAAFRPVGVDVGRIQRFADAEDRYVLHLLGTLPHRLDGLKIVLDCAHGAASGCSPQVFTDAGAEVTVIGANPDGLNINDGVGSTHLELLQETVLSTGADLGIAHDGDADRCLAVDHEGNIIDGDQIMAVLALAQKAAGELKDDVLVATVMSNLGLKIALREAGITIRETGVGDRYVLEEMRRGDYTLGGEQSGHVIFSKYATTGDGLLTGLQLAAQVAKTGKPLKELAKAMTKLPQVMINVKNVDKNRASSVPAINAAVAKAEAELGDTGRVLLRPSGTEALVRVMVEAGDTETAERICNDLVSVVRAELSL is encoded by the coding sequence ATGTCAAGATTATTTGGAACAGATGGTGTCCGTGGTTTGGCCAATGGCCTGCTGACGGCTGAGCTGGCGTTGTCGCTGGCCCAGGCCGCTGCAGTGGTTCTTGGGCATGATCAGATGAGTGAAGGCAAGCGGCCCCGCGCCGTAATTGCCCGCGACCCCCGTGCGAGCGGTGAATTTATTGGCGCCGCCGTGGAGGCGGGACTGGCAAGTGCCGGAGTGGATGTCTACGACGCGGGCGTCCTGCCGACGCCTGCCGCGGCATTCCTGATCGCGGATCTCGGTGCAGACTTTGGCGTGATGATCTCCGCCTCCCACAACCCGGCGCCGGACAACGGGATTAAGTTCTTCGCCCGCGGCGGCACCAAGCTGCCCGACGAGGTTGAGGACGCCATCGAGGCGCAGCTCGAGCGGGCAGCGTTCCGCCCCGTGGGCGTTGACGTCGGCCGCATCCAGCGCTTTGCCGACGCCGAGGACCGTTACGTCCTCCACCTGCTGGGGACGCTGCCGCACCGCCTGGACGGGCTCAAGATCGTCCTGGACTGCGCCCACGGTGCAGCCAGCGGGTGCTCACCGCAGGTGTTCACGGATGCCGGTGCAGAGGTCACGGTGATCGGTGCCAACCCGGACGGCCTGAACATCAACGACGGCGTGGGATCCACCCACCTGGAACTGCTGCAGGAGACCGTCCTCTCCACAGGGGCGGACCTCGGCATTGCCCACGACGGTGACGCCGACCGCTGCCTGGCCGTGGACCACGAAGGCAACATCATTGACGGCGACCAGATCATGGCCGTGCTGGCCCTGGCACAGAAGGCAGCCGGCGAGCTCAAGGACGACGTGCTGGTGGCGACCGTCATGAGCAACCTCGGCCTGAAGATCGCCTTGCGTGAGGCCGGCATCACCATCCGGGAAACGGGGGTCGGCGACCGTTACGTGCTGGAGGAAATGCGGCGCGGGGACTACACCCTGGGCGGCGAACAATCCGGCCACGTCATCTTCTCCAAGTACGCCACCACCGGTGACGGCCTGCTGACCGGCCTGCAGCTGGCAGCCCAGGTCGCCAAGACCGGCAAGCCGCTGAAGGAACTGGCCAAGGCCATGACCAAGCTGCCGCAGGTCATGATCAACGTGAAGAACGTTGACAAGAACCGCGCTTCCTCCGTCCCCGCCATCAACGCCGCCGTCGCGAAGGCAGAGGCGGAACTGGGTGACACCGGGAGGGTCCTCCTGCGACCGTCCGGCACCGAGGCGCTGGTGCGGGTCATGGTTGAGGCCGGCGACACCGAGACCGCTGAGCGCATCTGCAACGACCTCGTGAGCGTGGTACGCGCAGAACTGTCGCTGTAG
- the mscL gene encoding large conductance mechanosensitive channel protein MscL, with protein MLKGFRDFIMKGNVVDLAVAVVIGAAFGAVVNSFVENILMPLIAALVGSPNFDSFAVLSINGVDVKFGMFLTVLVNFILVAAAIYFVVVVPMNHIIARRNAKLGIKEEEPAVDPQIELLTEIRDALKAQPTGGQH; from the coding sequence ATGCTAAAGGGATTTAGAGATTTCATCATGAAGGGCAACGTCGTAGACCTTGCCGTGGCCGTCGTCATCGGTGCCGCTTTCGGGGCAGTTGTGAACTCGTTCGTGGAAAACATACTGATGCCGCTTATTGCAGCACTGGTTGGCTCGCCCAACTTTGACAGCTTTGCTGTCCTCAGCATCAACGGTGTGGACGTCAAGTTTGGCATGTTCCTCACCGTGCTCGTGAATTTCATCCTGGTTGCCGCTGCCATCTACTTTGTGGTGGTGGTTCCCATGAACCACATCATCGCCCGCCGCAACGCCAAGCTGGGCATCAAGGAAGAAGAACCCGCAGTGGATCCCCAGATTGAGCTGCTGACCGAAATCCGCGATGCGCTCAAGGCACAGCCCACGGGCGGCCAACACTAG
- the glgX gene encoding glycogen debranching protein GlgX yields the protein MEVWPGRDHPLGAHVDEGGTNFALFSDGAQSVTLCLFDDEGRETQLPLTEVDGYVWHGYVPGIGEGQRYGYRVGGPWDPANGLRFNAAKLLLDPYARGVDGSVAWGQPVYGHRQNDPLVRSDEDSAPHTFKGVVVDGRFDWTHPDGSTDAKPDIPYSHTVIYEAHVKGLTALHPDVPPEQRGRYAAVAHPAVVAHLKKVGVTAVELMPVHQFVQDERLQGMGLRNYWGYNTIGFFAPHNEYAAASDPCDQVREFKAMVKELHRNGLEVILDVVYNHTAEGNHLGPTLSFRGIDNDAYYRLQEDKSLYLDYTGTGNSLNVRQPHALQLIMDSLRYWVTEMHVDGFRFDLAATLAREFYDVDKLSTFFEMVQQDPVVSHVKLIAEPWDLGPGGYQVGNFPPQWTEWNGQFRDTVRDFWRSEPSTLGEFASRLTGSSDLYGHSGRRPVASINFVTAHDGFTLADLVSYNDKHNEANGEDNRDGESHNRSWNFGIEGPTDDPAVQELRARQQRNFLTTLMLSQGVPMLLHGDELGRSQQGNNNAYAQDSPLSWIDWGRADAQLIDFVSRLARLREAHPVFRRRRYFDGHPVERGDDGALPDIVWLRPDAAAMAPADWDSGFGRSIGVFLNGGGIQEPDVHGRAVVDDCFLLLFNGGAEPVGFTLPGDDYAARWVVEIHTDGVAADAFGAGEEVAVAARSVLVLRAPGRD from the coding sequence ATGGAAGTTTGGCCGGGCAGGGACCACCCCCTGGGTGCGCACGTGGACGAAGGCGGCACGAATTTCGCACTGTTCAGCGACGGGGCCCAATCCGTGACGTTGTGCCTCTTTGATGACGAGGGCCGGGAAACCCAGCTGCCGCTGACCGAGGTGGACGGCTATGTGTGGCACGGCTATGTGCCGGGCATCGGCGAGGGACAGAGGTACGGCTACCGCGTGGGCGGACCCTGGGACCCTGCAAACGGCCTGCGGTTCAATGCCGCCAAGCTGCTGCTGGACCCCTATGCGAGAGGTGTCGACGGAAGCGTGGCCTGGGGACAGCCCGTGTACGGGCACCGGCAGAACGATCCGCTGGTGCGCAGCGACGAGGACTCCGCACCCCACACCTTCAAGGGCGTGGTGGTGGACGGCCGCTTCGACTGGACCCATCCCGACGGCAGCACGGACGCCAAGCCGGACATTCCGTACTCCCACACCGTGATCTATGAGGCCCACGTCAAGGGCCTCACCGCCCTGCACCCGGACGTCCCGCCCGAACAGCGCGGGCGCTACGCCGCGGTGGCGCACCCCGCGGTCGTGGCCCACCTCAAAAAGGTGGGAGTGACCGCCGTCGAGCTGATGCCTGTGCACCAGTTTGTCCAGGACGAGCGGCTGCAGGGGATGGGGCTGCGGAACTATTGGGGCTACAACACCATTGGGTTTTTCGCCCCGCACAATGAATATGCGGCGGCGTCGGACCCGTGCGACCAGGTGCGCGAGTTCAAGGCCATGGTCAAGGAACTGCACCGCAACGGGCTGGAGGTGATCTTGGACGTGGTGTACAACCACACGGCGGAGGGCAACCACCTGGGGCCCACGCTGTCTTTCCGCGGGATCGACAACGACGCGTATTACCGGCTGCAGGAGGACAAATCGCTGTACCTGGACTACACCGGCACGGGAAACTCGCTCAACGTCCGACAGCCGCACGCACTCCAGCTGATCATGGACTCGCTGCGCTACTGGGTCACGGAAATGCATGTTGACGGCTTCCGCTTTGATTTGGCGGCCACCCTGGCGCGGGAGTTTTACGACGTCGACAAGCTCTCCACGTTCTTTGAGATGGTGCAGCAGGATCCCGTGGTCTCACATGTGAAACTCATTGCGGAGCCGTGGGACCTGGGGCCGGGAGGCTACCAAGTGGGCAACTTTCCGCCGCAGTGGACGGAATGGAACGGGCAGTTCCGGGACACGGTCCGCGATTTCTGGCGCAGCGAGCCCTCCACACTGGGCGAATTTGCGTCCCGGCTTACAGGGTCATCGGACCTTTACGGCCATTCCGGGCGCCGGCCGGTGGCCTCGATCAACTTTGTCACGGCGCACGACGGCTTCACGCTGGCGGACCTGGTCAGCTACAACGACAAGCACAACGAGGCGAACGGGGAGGACAACCGCGACGGTGAATCGCACAACCGCTCCTGGAACTTCGGCATCGAAGGGCCCACGGACGATCCCGCCGTGCAGGAGCTGAGGGCCCGCCAGCAGCGCAATTTCCTCACCACGCTGATGCTCTCGCAGGGTGTCCCGATGCTGCTGCACGGCGACGAACTGGGCCGCAGCCAGCAGGGCAACAACAACGCCTACGCGCAGGATTCGCCGCTGAGCTGGATCGACTGGGGGCGCGCCGACGCGCAGCTCATCGACTTTGTCTCCCGGCTGGCACGGCTGCGGGAAGCGCACCCGGTGTTCCGCCGTCGCCGGTACTTTGACGGGCACCCGGTGGAGCGCGGGGACGACGGCGCGCTGCCGGACATTGTGTGGCTGCGACCCGACGCTGCAGCCATGGCGCCGGCGGACTGGGACAGCGGATTCGGGCGCAGCATCGGGGTGTTCCTCAACGGCGGGGGCATCCAGGAACCGGATGTGCACGGGCGGGCCGTGGTGGACGACTGCTTCCTCCTGCTGTTCAACGGGGGTGCGGAGCCCGTCGGCTTCACACTGCCGGGCGACGACTACGCGGCCCGGTGGGTGGTGGAAATCCACACGGACGGGGTTGCTGCGGACGCCTTCGGTGCCGGGGAGGAAGTGGCGGTGGCTGCCCGGTCCGTGTTGGTGCTGCGGGCGCCGGGCCGGGACTAG
- a CDS encoding M15 family metallopeptidase: MPAPRRHRPRPSTASGLFQVLSWPRPGGVIVSLAGAALVFSAALNFAPVKADPWTTFFEEWTTTNAASASVQPPATPTAGSGAPAPATASASPAQPDATPTAAAATSAQPVAGAGADSAIQGLAAAGTTGVGDPALLDIGNAASPLVLVNKQRPLVPADFAPSDLVTPAVQSGSAEPMLLRAEAAAELERMFTDAAAEGVSISLKSSYRSYDTQFSVYNGYVATKGVAAADTTSARPGYSEHQSGLAVDIGDANAGTACDFNSCFADTAAAQWVAEHGADYGYIVRYQPGQEPMTGYLPEPWHLRFVGPAVAKEMAVRGYHSYEEFLDISGAPDY; this comes from the coding sequence GTGCCCGCCCCAAGAAGGCACCGGCCCCGCCCCTCCACTGCCTCCGGCCTGTTTCAGGTCCTGTCATGGCCCCGCCCCGGCGGGGTCATCGTGTCGCTGGCCGGTGCCGCGCTGGTGTTCAGCGCCGCATTGAACTTTGCACCGGTGAAGGCAGACCCCTGGACCACGTTTTTTGAGGAGTGGACGACGACGAACGCTGCCAGCGCTTCCGTCCAGCCTCCCGCCACTCCCACAGCAGGCAGCGGCGCCCCTGCCCCCGCAACCGCATCTGCCTCCCCTGCGCAGCCAGACGCCACACCCACTGCCGCAGCTGCAACCTCGGCGCAGCCCGTGGCGGGCGCAGGCGCCGACTCCGCCATCCAGGGCCTGGCAGCTGCCGGAACCACCGGGGTTGGCGACCCTGCCTTATTGGACATCGGCAACGCGGCCAGCCCCTTGGTCTTGGTGAACAAGCAGCGGCCGCTGGTCCCGGCGGACTTTGCCCCGTCTGACCTTGTGACCCCGGCTGTGCAGTCCGGATCGGCTGAACCCATGCTGCTGCGGGCCGAAGCAGCAGCCGAGCTGGAGCGCATGTTCACCGATGCAGCCGCCGAGGGCGTGTCCATCTCGCTCAAGAGCAGCTACCGTTCCTACGACACCCAGTTCAGCGTCTACAACGGCTATGTGGCCACCAAGGGCGTGGCCGCGGCGGATACCACCTCGGCACGGCCCGGCTACTCGGAGCACCAAAGCGGCCTCGCCGTGGACATCGGGGATGCCAACGCGGGCACGGCCTGCGACTTTAACTCATGTTTTGCCGACACAGCGGCTGCACAGTGGGTGGCGGAACATGGCGCCGACTACGGATACATTGTCAGGTACCAGCCCGGCCAGGAGCCCATGACCGGATACCTGCCCGAGCCGTGGCACCTTCGCTTCGTGGGACCTGCCGTGGCGAAGGAGATGGCTGTTCGGGGGTATCACAGCTATGAGGAATTTTTGGACATCTCCGGCGCCCCTGACTATTAA
- the rpsI gene encoding 30S ribosomal protein S9, whose product MAQNTEELNTEAVVAEEEVLTSYTSESSAAEAAPKKERPALTVSGAAVGRRKQAIARVRVVPGTGKWVVNGRELSDYFPNKLHQQEVNDPFTVLDLEGAYDVIARIHGGGPSGQAGALRLGVARSLNEIDVENNRPTLKKAGFLTRDARVIERKKAGLKKARKASQYSKR is encoded by the coding sequence GTGGCTCAGAACACTGAAGAGCTGAACACCGAGGCCGTTGTGGCCGAGGAAGAAGTTTTGACCAGCTACACCAGCGAAAGCTCAGCTGCAGAAGCAGCTCCCAAGAAGGAGCGCCCGGCACTGACCGTTTCCGGCGCTGCTGTTGGCCGCCGCAAGCAGGCAATTGCCCGCGTTCGCGTCGTCCCCGGCACCGGCAAGTGGGTCGTCAACGGCCGCGAGCTGTCCGACTACTTCCCGAACAAGCTCCACCAGCAGGAAGTCAACGACCCGTTCACCGTCCTCGACCTCGAGGGCGCTTACGACGTCATTGCACGCATCCACGGTGGCGGCCCCTCCGGCCAGGCTGGCGCACTGCGTCTCGGCGTTGCTCGTTCCTTGAACGAAATCGACGTTGAGAACAACCGCCCCACGCTGAAGAAGGCAGGCTTCCTGACTCGTGACGCACGCGTCATCGAGCGCAAGAAGGCGGGTCTGAAGAAGGCTCGCAAGGCTTCGCAGTACTCGAAGCGTTAA
- the coaA gene encoding type I pantothenate kinase, producing MTAQRIESGNGASTSPFVELDRQTWSRLANKIEQPLNEDDVQRLRGLGDQLNMREIHDVYLPLSRLLNLYVAAAGHLHSATTTFLGERGSRTPFVIGVAGSVAVGKSTTARVLREMLRRWPDTPNVELVTTDGFLYPNAELERRGLMGRKGFPESYNRRALLRFVSAVKSGAEEVRAPMYSHLTYDILPDKEVVVRRPDVLIVEGLNVLAAARPRTDGRSGLAVSDFFDFSIYVDAKTSNIEQWYIERFRSLRSGAFSDPDSYFRRYADLSDVEATATASRIWKNINEPNLLQNVLPTRGRAQLVLTKDADHSIRRMLLRKV from the coding sequence GTGACAGCGCAAAGAATCGAGTCCGGCAACGGCGCCAGCACCTCCCCCTTCGTGGAACTGGACCGGCAAACATGGTCCAGGCTGGCCAACAAGATTGAACAGCCACTCAACGAAGATGACGTCCAGCGGCTCCGTGGCCTGGGTGACCAACTCAACATGCGTGAAATTCACGACGTCTACCTTCCCCTGTCAAGGCTGCTGAACCTTTATGTCGCCGCCGCGGGCCACCTGCACAGCGCCACCACCACGTTCCTGGGCGAGCGCGGCTCGCGCACCCCCTTCGTCATCGGCGTGGCTGGCTCCGTGGCCGTGGGCAAGTCCACAACGGCCCGCGTGCTCCGGGAGATGCTGCGCCGCTGGCCGGACACACCCAACGTTGAGCTCGTCACCACCGACGGCTTCCTCTATCCCAATGCGGAACTGGAACGCCGGGGGCTCATGGGCCGCAAGGGCTTCCCCGAGTCCTACAACCGCCGCGCCCTGCTTCGCTTTGTCAGCGCGGTTAAGAGCGGTGCCGAGGAAGTCCGCGCCCCCATGTACTCCCACCTGACGTACGACATCCTGCCCGACAAGGAAGTCGTCGTGCGCCGCCCCGACGTGCTCATCGTCGAGGGCCTGAACGTGCTGGCCGCCGCACGCCCCCGCACCGACGGCCGCTCCGGTCTGGCTGTCAGCGACTTCTTCGACTTCTCCATCTACGTCGACGCGAAAACCAGCAATATCGAGCAGTGGTACATCGAGCGCTTCCGCTCCCTGCGCTCTGGCGCATTCTCGGACCCCGACTCCTACTTCCGCCGCTACGCCGACCTCTCCGATGTGGAGGCCACCGCCACGGCCTCCCGGATCTGGAAAAACATCAACGAGCCCAACCTCCTGCAAAATGTCCTGCCAACCCGCGGCCGCGCCCAGCTGGTGCTGACCAAGGATGCGGACCACTCCATCCGCCGGATGCTGCTGAGGAAGGTCTAG
- the glmS gene encoding glutamine--fructose-6-phosphate transaminase (isomerizing) encodes MCGIVGYAGTAPAQDVNAAAGQRALEVLVEGLRRLEYRGYDSAGIAVVAADGIAMRKKSGKLAELLDELSRNPVPDSVTGIGHTRWATHGGPTDVNAHPHIVDGGRLAVIHNGIIENYSPLKARLLERGHTFLSETDTEVAATLLGDIYRGLGDGEGSGSGGRLALAMQQLAQQLEGAFTLVATHADQPGVVVAARRNSPLVVGLGDGENFLGSDVSGFIDYTRRAVELGQNQVVTITADAVEITDFLGGPAEGREYLVDWDAAAAKKDGFASFMEKEINDQPDAVAQTLLGRNDGNGNLTLDELRVDPEVLKTINKIIVLACGTSAYAGQVAKYAIEHWCRIPTEVELSHEFRYRDPIVDEKTLIVSISQSGETMDTLMAVRYAREQGAKTVSICNTNGSTIPRESDAVLYTHAGPEIAVASTKAFLAQITATYLLGLYLAQLRGNLFQGQIKDILAELAKTPAKIATVIANAGQIKDLAHSMAETRTVLFLGRHVGYPVAMEGALKLKELAYIHAEGFAAGELKHGPIALIEEGQAVIVVVPSPRGRDSLHAKVVSNIQEVRARGAKTIVIAEEGDESVREFAEHVFYIPETSTLLAPLLATVPLQIFALELATAKGYDVDQPRNLAKSVTVE; translated from the coding sequence ATGTGTGGAATTGTGGGATACGCCGGTACCGCCCCGGCTCAAGACGTAAATGCAGCTGCAGGCCAGCGTGCCCTCGAGGTGTTGGTGGAAGGCCTGCGCCGCCTCGAATACCGCGGCTACGACTCCGCCGGGATCGCCGTTGTTGCTGCGGACGGCATCGCCATGCGCAAGAAGAGCGGCAAGCTGGCTGAATTGCTGGACGAGCTCTCCCGCAACCCCGTGCCGGACTCGGTGACGGGCATTGGCCACACCCGTTGGGCCACGCACGGCGGACCCACGGACGTCAACGCCCACCCGCACATTGTGGACGGCGGCAGGCTGGCCGTGATCCACAACGGAATCATTGAAAATTACTCACCGCTGAAGGCCCGCCTGCTCGAGCGCGGCCACACCTTCCTTTCCGAAACCGACACCGAGGTGGCCGCAACCCTGCTGGGTGACATCTACCGCGGACTCGGCGATGGTGAAGGCTCGGGGTCCGGCGGCCGCCTGGCCCTTGCCATGCAGCAGCTTGCCCAGCAGCTTGAAGGGGCGTTCACGCTCGTAGCCACCCATGCCGACCAGCCAGGCGTGGTGGTGGCCGCCCGCCGCAACTCGCCCCTCGTGGTAGGCCTGGGCGACGGCGAGAACTTCCTCGGCTCGGACGTCTCCGGCTTCATCGACTACACCCGCCGCGCGGTGGAACTGGGCCAGAACCAGGTTGTCACCATCACGGCCGACGCCGTCGAAATCACCGACTTCCTCGGAGGTCCGGCCGAGGGCCGCGAGTACCTGGTGGACTGGGATGCTGCCGCAGCCAAGAAGGACGGCTTCGCCTCCTTCATGGAGAAGGAAATCAACGACCAGCCGGACGCCGTGGCGCAGACCCTCCTGGGCCGCAACGACGGCAACGGCAACCTCACCCTCGATGAGCTGCGCGTCGACCCCGAGGTCCTGAAGACCATCAACAAGATCATCGTGCTCGCCTGCGGCACCTCCGCCTACGCCGGCCAGGTGGCCAAGTACGCCATCGAGCACTGGTGCCGCATCCCCACCGAGGTGGAGCTCTCCCACGAGTTCCGCTACCGGGACCCCATCGTGGACGAGAAGACGCTCATTGTTTCCATCTCCCAGTCCGGGGAAACCATGGACACGCTCATGGCCGTGCGCTATGCGCGGGAGCAGGGCGCCAAGACGGTGTCCATCTGCAACACCAACGGCTCCACCATTCCGCGCGAATCCGACGCCGTGCTCTACACGCACGCCGGACCCGAGATTGCCGTGGCTTCCACCAAGGCCTTCCTGGCCCAGATCACCGCAACGTACCTGCTGGGCCTTTATTTGGCACAGCTGCGCGGAAACCTGTTCCAGGGCCAGATCAAGGACATCCTGGCAGAACTGGCCAAGACTCCGGCCAAGATCGCCACCGTCATTGCCAATGCCGGCCAGATCAAGGACCTGGCGCACAGCATGGCCGAGACCCGCACCGTCCTGTTCCTGGGACGCCACGTGGGCTACCCTGTGGCCATGGAAGGGGCGCTCAAGCTCAAGGAGCTCGCCTACATCCATGCCGAGGGTTTTGCCGCCGGCGAACTCAAGCACGGCCCCATCGCCCTGATCGAGGAGGGCCAGGCCGTCATTGTGGTGGTCCCCTCGCCGCGCGGCCGCGACTCCCTCCACGCCAAGGTGGTCTCCAACATCCAGGAGGTCCGGGCCCGAGGCGCCAAGACCATCGTGATCGCCGAGGAAGGCGACGAGTCCGTGCGTGAATTTGCCGAGCACGTCTTTTACATTCCCGAGACCAGCACGCTGCTGGCGCCCCTGCTGGCCACTGTGCCGCTGCAGATCTTCGCCCTGGAGCTCGCCACGGCCAAGGGCTATGACGTTGACCAGCCGCGCAACCTGGCCAAGTCGGTGACGGTGGAGTAA
- a CDS encoding holo-ACP synthase, with protein sequence MIIGIGVDVVDIERFGRQLERTPGLRDRLFVPAERGLNTQSLAARFAAKESVAKALGAPAGMNWQDCWIGLDEHGPTINVKGTVAAVAKSKGIKRWHLSMSHDGGISTAMVIAES encoded by the coding sequence ATGATCATTGGCATTGGTGTGGACGTTGTTGATATTGAGCGCTTCGGCCGGCAGCTGGAGCGCACGCCCGGCCTGCGGGACCGGCTGTTTGTCCCGGCCGAGCGCGGCCTGAACACGCAGTCGCTCGCGGCCCGCTTTGCCGCCAAGGAGTCCGTTGCGAAGGCACTCGGGGCGCCGGCAGGCATGAACTGGCAGGACTGCTGGATCGGTCTTGACGAGCACGGGCCCACCATCAACGTCAAGGGAACCGTGGCCGCCGTCGCCAAGTCCAAGGGCATCAAGCGCTGGCACCTGTCCATGAGCCACGACGGCGGGATTTCCACGGCCATGGTGATTGCCGAGAGCTGA
- a CDS encoding bifunctional ADP-dependent NAD(P)H-hydrate dehydratase/NAD(P)H-hydrate epimerase — MLRAHAAAAVRAAEQPLLAAGRGPDLMRKAALGLAHGVAGVLRARGRGVYGARAVLLAGSGNNGGDALYAGAWLAARGTRTTALLAGARTHPEALAAFVQAGGRCLELGATTGAAGSDGDAVASFLAEAGLADVVVDGLLGTGGRGGLRGVVADVVAALDALAGPDRPAVVACDLPSGVDATTGEVHGPVLRADLTVTFGALKTGLLAAPGEQYCGAVTCIDLGISAFLGAPDVLRLERDDVAALLPRPGAADHKYTRGVAGIIAGSAQYPGAGLLAVAAASACGPGMVRYLGPDQVAAAVHVRNPEVVCSTGMPGDVRVQAWLAGPGIDGDGAAMARAAAAMAGGVPTVVDAAALALVRPAGGSGAEAGNSRLVLTPHAGELSALFRRHGLDLDRAAVEAAPLAAARRAADLFGATVLLKGATTVVASPGGPTYTQANGTPALATAGSGDTLAGILVALLAMGDATAVPKPGELARTAALAAALHGELARLRPGAPLSAGQLAGRIPQAWARLCQIKPV, encoded by the coding sequence ATGCTCCGCGCCCACGCTGCCGCCGCCGTCCGCGCCGCCGAACAGCCGCTCCTGGCTGCCGGCCGGGGCCCGGATTTGATGCGCAAGGCTGCGCTGGGCCTGGCCCACGGCGTCGCAGGTGTCTTGCGCGCCCGGGGACGCGGAGTCTACGGCGCACGTGCGGTGCTGCTGGCGGGCTCCGGCAACAACGGCGGGGACGCGCTTTATGCGGGCGCCTGGCTGGCAGCCCGCGGAACACGCACGACGGCGCTGCTCGCCGGTGCGCGCACCCACCCCGAGGCGCTGGCCGCCTTTGTGCAGGCCGGCGGACGCTGCCTGGAGCTGGGAGCTACGACCGGGGCCGCTGGTTCCGATGGTGATGCAGTGGCGAGTTTTCTCGCCGAAGCCGGCCTGGCCGACGTCGTGGTTGACGGGCTGCTGGGAACCGGCGGGCGGGGCGGGCTGCGCGGGGTGGTGGCGGACGTGGTGGCCGCCCTTGACGCCTTGGCCGGTCCGGACAGGCCGGCCGTGGTGGCGTGCGACCTGCCCAGCGGCGTGGATGCCACCACCGGCGAGGTCCACGGCCCGGTGTTGCGGGCCGACCTCACCGTCACCTTTGGGGCCCTGAAGACCGGGCTGCTCGCCGCACCGGGCGAACAGTATTGCGGCGCCGTGACCTGCATCGACCTCGGGATCAGCGCGTTTCTGGGCGCACCCGACGTGCTTCGCCTGGAGCGGGACGACGTCGCAGCCCTTCTTCCCCGGCCCGGAGCCGCGGACCACAAATACACCCGCGGCGTGGCCGGGATCATCGCCGGCTCCGCCCAGTATCCCGGGGCCGGGCTGCTGGCCGTGGCGGCGGCGTCGGCCTGCGGGCCGGGCATGGTGCGGTACCTGGGGCCGGACCAGGTGGCGGCGGCCGTGCACGTGCGCAACCCCGAAGTGGTGTGCTCAACCGGGATGCCCGGTGACGTGCGGGTCCAGGCATGGCTTGCCGGGCCCGGGATCGACGGCGACGGCGCGGCCATGGCTCGTGCCGCCGCCGCCATGGCGGGCGGGGTCCCCACCGTGGTCGACGCCGCGGCCCTGGCCCTGGTGCGGCCGGCAGGTGGTTCCGGTGCGGAAGCCGGCAACTCCCGCCTGGTCCTGACCCCGCATGCCGGGGAGCTGTCGGCACTGTTCCGGCGGCACGGCCTGGACCTCGACCGAGCGGCCGTCGAGGCTGCGCCGCTGGCTGCCGCCCGCCGCGCAGCCGACCTATTTGGCGCAACCGTGCTGCTCAAGGGTGCCACCACGGTGGTGGCGTCGCCCGGCGGGCCCACGTATACACAGGCCAACGGCACGCCCGCACTGGCCACGGCGGGAAGCGGGGACACGCTGGCCGGGATACTCGTGGCGCTGCTGGCCATGGGGGACGCCACGGCGGTGCCAAAACCTGGCGAGCTGGCCCGCACTGCCGCGCTCGCAGCCGCCCTGCACGGCGAACTGGCGCGACTGAGGCCGGGGGCGCCGCTCAGCGCCGGGCAGCTGGCAGGGCGGATCCCGCAAGCTTGGGCACGGTTGTGCCAAATAAAACCGGTGTAG